The following is a genomic window from Bombus pyrosoma isolate SC7728 linkage group LG5, ASM1482585v1, whole genome shotgun sequence.
ACCCAAAGGTACTAACTCCAGTTCAAACTTTCGGCTCATAGTATACAAagtcaaagaaataaataatcatttacGAGAGGGCAGATCGATCTGTTGAAGTATTCAGTATGTTTGTGACTAACAGATTTACGATCGAGGTGCCAGACTAGAATTCGCGTGGCCGTTTCACGCGAATGCAAATGCGTACATAGTCGTTCGTCGATTATAAAAACTGCTTGGAAATCGAGTCGTGAGAAATTTCCACGTATCTCACGTTCTACGTGCAGTCACGTACCATGGAAACTATGCTGGAAAACGAAAGTGTTCAAGACTCTTGAAACCTAGAAGCCgtgtaataattatcatttcaCGCGTTATGGTAATCTTTGTGTGACGTTTCTACCGCTTACATggatataattcttttttaccaTGACATACAGTTTcttcaagaatatttttgttgttacgtaaaaacgataaataagagaaaaaaccACGAATAAgattaattatctattttattaactgtatgaaaatttatattcaatatttatcattagCTCTTCGTAATGTAGTTTTTACAACAGATCTACTCTTTTCTAAAACAACAAGAAATTCAAATCAGATATAGTTTAATAATCAATCTCCATTACGcgatagaattatatataattgtttaattagatttttcaaTCGTTATCTTCATCCGACTCTGACATCGATCCTTTGCACGAGTGCGTAAGTTTCGTGTCTCGTCGTCTCGTCAAATTGAATCGAATCACGTGGCATAGATCAGCGTGTTGTTCACGTAAGACGTAAGCAATGGTAGTTGGTTTCATATAGTTCGCTTTCGTGCCACGTGCAGTAGACTATACCTATTTAGTCGTATGTCGGAATGATGTCAGCTATGTCAAGGCCTCTAAACATTACATTTCCCTCCTTGTCGTATGCAGTCGGAGCAAAAGATTTTGGTCGTTCAAGGTCCACGTCGCTTTCCTCTTCGTTATACTTGTTTCCGTTTTCTCGCTCTGTCTCGCAAAGATCTAACAGCAAGCAAGTGTATAAGGAGTTAGGAAGTTggtataaattgtttttaaaaatgtattgaaatttcatattctcaaattataattatagataatataaaacatgttcaacaagaattttattaaaaattctttaaaaagaaaaacaaaagtttGAAGATGGCAAAATGTTTACGATTGATTATGATTCctcataattaataaattcttcctaattttcatttgtttggCGTATGTTTTAGCAATAATGGATATAATTACAATGCGATAATCTGGTAGAAAAGACGAACATAGTTCTAAGAACCTGGAAGCTTATGTTTATAAAAGTTTAGCGATGAATACCTAAGATTATGTATACGTTacattttgcataaataaatacatatatggtCATATGATGATTCTGTACCATTTTGATGAAATCTGACGAAAAGCTCGTTTAAACATGATGGATAAggcatttaattatattccagaatttctaatttaatctTATCAAGATACTTTATTATACCATTAACAGcgtgtaataataatgatctTTTCTATGTTTGTTACTTTAGAAATGAcatgtaattataaatgaatgtGTTTTTTTGGCTTCTGGACTTCGCTAGATCGATCTGGTTGGCaagaaaaaatagaacgtCTTTCAATGGATAGTCAGGACAAAAAGACATCGGATGTAGGACAACCTGTACAGATTGTACTTGCTCATCCAGACCATAGTTTCGAATTAAACGAAGAAGCCTTGTCAAAAATTCTCCTTGACAATGATATTAAGAATAGGAGTGTTGTTGTTGTGTCAGTAGCAGGTGCTTTCAGGAAAGGCAAAAGCTTTCTACTTGACTTTTTCTTGCGATACATGAACAGTCAGGTATGTTATTATCACtggtaaaattgaaatattaattataggTTAGATTGCGGGTATTTTAATggatttatgagaaatttgaaaatacaaaaatacacagaatgcatataaaatacaaatatatatgaaatatttaaagcactcgttgtaatatttagcagataaaaatgattaaatttctatttaggtTTCATTTACTTAACTGCCTCCACAAATATCCGTAGTCTAATTACTgtttccaataatttattaggATACTTATTCAGATGAATAGACAAACTAAaccgaataattatttttattttattttcatgctTGCACGGAACATTGGCTGCATAATTAACATCGAtcatagtataataataataaccaGACGGATTCTTGGTTGGGCAAAGATGATGAACCACTGAGTGGATTTTCATGGAAAGGAGGCTCTGAAAGAGACACAACAGGGATATTAATGTGGTCAAAAGTTTTTTGCGGTACTTTACCGGATGGTGAAAAAGTTGCTGTGATTTTAATGGATACACAAGGTGCTTTCGATAGCCAGTCCACAGTGAAGGACTGTGCGACTGTGTTTGCTCTAAGTACAATGTTGTCATCcgtacaaatttataatctatCACAAAACATCCAAGAGGATGATCTTCAGCACTTGCAACTTTTTACGGAATATGGCAGGCTGGCGTTACAAAAATCTGGAGTCACACCGTTCCAGAAGTTACAATTCTTAGTGAGAGATTGGAGTTACCCATACGAAGCACCTTATGGTTCAGAAGGTGGAAAAGAGATACTGAACAGAAGATTAGAAATCTCCGACAAACAACATCCAGAATTGCAAAATCTGAGAATGCATATTAAGTCTTGCTTCTCGGAAATATCTTGTTTTCTAATGCCACATCCAGGCCTGAATATTGCCACTAATCCTCGTTTCGATGGTAGATTATCGGAAATTCAACCAGAATTTAAGGAACAGCTCAAAGTGCTCATACCGGTGTTATTAGCTCCAGAGAATTTAGTTCCAAAGAAAATCGATGGTCAACTTGTGAAAGCAAGGGATTTgttggaatatttcaaaagttatatgaaaatttacaaaggAAACGAGCTTCCAGAACCAAAAAGTATGTTAGTGGTAAGTTTTcgtttactatatatttaattttatagttatatGTCTTattggtgaattttttatgGTATACGTTCTATTTTTAGGCAACAGCAGAGGCAAATAATTTGGCTGCGGTAACGGAAGCGagagaattttatatacgaTTAATGGAAGATGTCTGTGGATCAAGAAAACCATATTTAACAACAGCGCGTTTAGAGACCGAGCATACACGTTGTATGGATAAAGCTATGtgcatatttcaaaataaaaggaaaatgggCGGAGATGCATTTAGTCAAAcctatatgaaaaaattatgtgaGGTGAGAAACTGTTTGAATTTATGCTTACCTCATATTTCATCTTGATGctaaaaatgttaatacatGATTTATTACAGGATATGGATAAAGCGTTTGTTCACTTTAAAGCacaaaatgaaagtaaaaatgttttcaaatcAACACGAACCGCAGGAGTATATGGTGCAATTGTTGCCATCATGTACTTTTTATCCTCAGTATTTGCTTTTACTGGCTTATATTTGCtagcaaatatttgtaacttcATCATGTGCATCTGTATATTAACCCTCATGTTGTTGGCATATATTaggtatatacataataataatttatataagtattttgcaattttgatttaactataattattcttttatcaatataGGTACAGTGGTAATTACGACACACTTGGGGTAGTAATAGATGAAGTGGCAAACACTTTATGGAATAATGTAagtaatgtatatttaattatctacGTATAACAGATATCCGTAAAATCTCTATagctataaaattaataaacttaatttatttattaatagcgCTAATTCCACGCGTTAAAATGATGAGAAGTAATTTGCATATATACAATTAGATACTTTCAATTAGTATCCAGTTTTACATTAATGTACTGTGCACACATTTAATCATTCACATTACATAGCTATATCatatgaatagaaatttatataagttctttttatagttttgcgacttaaaatatgtgtatcaaaatttacattatcttTAAAACCtcatacatttaaaatataaaatattacgcaCGCTAAATTTTAATGATAGTATTGTATGTAGCGCAAGGTATTAACTGGgtaatgtaaataattgctGCTCATCATTTCACCATATTTCCTGATTCATACCTTCCACATATGATTTCTACAGGTCCGAGATATGGGTGTACTATTCACTGTACTTACACTTGCTGTGGCTGCTGCTTCATCAtggtttataattttatatggtttcatttcatttccacTTCCTCCTCCATCTTCGTCTTCTACACGTTTTAGTTTTGGAGATATATCTAATTTTTGGGaacatttatattctattattgagaagtatcaaatattcaaatatatcaaCTATTTCTTCGGCAATTACATAGAAAAGGGCACACCTCACCGATTTCACTAAGCTTGAAATATGTTGTCAAGGACAATAttctgaacaattttttaatgtacattTAATTGTCGCTCGGCCTTCGTGTCCAAGATATTCATAAAAGcttcaattaaatttagttaCTATTACATTTGTAGGAGGTTTAATGACGAGATTGCTTGTTGATAaaaccgtcgaatatatttaaaatgataagtCAACGTACAGACTAAAAGTTGGAGCTGTTAATACAAAGTATTAATCGCCAGATAAAATAGCGGATAAATACTCATGAAGGCTTGCCGCGAAACGACGTGTGTAACGGCGTATGTAActgattataataatcgttcGCGAttgcgtccgtttatttatactagtCGGGGGAAagtcggaaaattcgaatttgtcTTCGTTCGACGGTTACATGTAGCGGCGACGTTGTTTTGCTCGGAGTTTGTTTATTCTTACATTACATGTATCCTAACGATCTTCATACttcgaggcaaaacaacaacgtGATTTGAATTGGCCTCtaactcatgtgccgctacacaTTTCATTCATATAACTTAATAAGTGACCGCATTTTTATATGACCCAACCTAAACTTAACTCTAATCCATAAcccattcatttttatttttgcacaaTATCAAAAATAGTTTTCTTTCACCAATGAATTGTAATCTTAACATGAATTGTATTGAGgttttttgcgaatatttcagaaattaagGCCGAGTGACGGTAACATGtacagaaaaaaaatttttccgAATGTTGACTTTGGTGACCTTGACAACACATTCCAAGGTCATCAAAATTGATAAGGTGTGCCATTTCCTATATGATTACCATTATTTCTTATACTGGCTCTGAGTTCTTGcaattccttttttatatccattcgtacattttttttaagagatatttatataatctaacaaatattattaataatatttataaattatagatccTTGTTCAAATTTCTACTCTTCTcatttttcagaatatatacattacttaacagatattatttttaatgatgtTCCTAAATTATGTGATTCCTGTTTAGATTATTAttccctccttttttttcagGATATTTACAGTACTTCACAAACACTATTTTTGATAGTGCTTCTAAATTATACGATTCCTCTTTGACGCAttgttcctctcttttttctgaatatttacAGTACTTCACAAACATCATTTTTGATAGTGCTTCTAAATTATATGATTCCTGTTTAATTGATTATTCCTCCcttttttcagaatatttacAATACCTCACAAATATCACTTTGTTTggtatttctaaattatataatttctgtttagatttttattagtCTCACCTTTACAGGATATTTACAATATCTCATGAACATTgcttttaatgatatttttaaattatacgatccctgtttaaattattattcccccttttcttaaatatttaaattatctgacaaacattatttttgaaactaCTTCTAAATTATGTGATTACAATCTAGATCATTTTAAGTCATTTTGAATGTAGTTGAGCTGTTCTAACATTTGCATATATATTCTATCTTctatattctgtatatattatatactctAATCTTCATTACTTCTAATGTGTTAAATTCTTcacttatataaatattgcctttaatattatgttactattttttttcctccttaaTGTAAGCTGAATACTAACAGGAGCGAATGTACAAAAGGTATGGGGTTtgcttataattaatttagaaataaaaataattcttattccATATATTCCAGTTTGAAAAAAAGTGACTTTCATGCACAAttcatttatctttataaattttatcaaagttataacgttatatttataattaaataataatttttatcattagaTGTCATATATGTCGTATTGTTTTCCATTTATAAACTAGAGTATATAAACATCagtaattgttttatactaaatttacattaatttgcTAATTATGCTTAagtatattaaagaaaatgcaCTTTTGTTTCTGTTCAGTTAATTAAACCAGTCTATCAACAATTTGTGGAGAAGTCAGTGTCTGTAGCAGTGGCTCAAGCTGCTGAAATGGCTACAAATACAACAATGAATGCCACTGCCACTGCCAATGGCAAGCCTAAACTATCATGATGTTCATTCCCTTTGTGTCCCAATTTCGCAAGTGCATTAGAAACATACATCAATGTATTAAAACCAGTAAGTGacataacaaaatttcattgtctTGACCATGTAATATGAGGCCATAAATagctttttctttgttaagtCACAAGGAGATACTGTacgttacatattttaatttaaagtgACTATgaatgtatatacaatatattttgattacaATTCCTTGCTAGATTGTTGAAAATCATCATTATTAGTATTGTCTATGATTGATATTAcatttgttagaaaaataaaattccatagTTACTGGTAAAGATTATAGTTTGCATAAAAGCTATTGTTCTGGGGTTGTTAATGTTTatcatcaattttaattttttttatattgaaatatatggatatatatacatacataaaaaacaaagtgTAAAGAAGTCTTTAGAAACAAATACGTCTACattttttttgataatattcaattcataTTTAACTTTTTAGTTAGAGGAATATACGTACTTAAACGCATTTCAAGATCACAAGGAAACgtggtaaaatatttttgaaacgaaattttaataagacacactttgtatatttatgcattattctatgtatatgtactaACATACCTAAATTATATCTGTGCCAGATTTACCCTACATCAGTTACTAttgtattgtttaattttttttaataaactgaaGTGTAAATACTATTCACTGTTCTtcacatttaataaattttaaataaagttgataatgtatttaattacaatggattgaaaatacatatatgccatgtagtatatattttattagactTAGCATTAAATAACTCTACCttagattaatattttacaaaatatcaacatgtactaacaaatttttgaaggattgtaaatataataatagttttaCTTCTTTCATTATTGTAAGAATAAGACTTTTATCATAACAGactagaaaattcaaaa
Proteins encoded in this region:
- the LOC122567632 gene encoding atlastin isoform X3 is translated as MADIQQSKQSGNYSRSYVVKKVPMTTLDENVNRVPRVYTNEREEEDRSGWQEKIERLSMDSQDKKTSDVGQPVQIVLAHPDHSFELNEEALSKILLDNDIKNRSVVVVSVAGAFRKGKSFLLDFFLRYMNSQYNNNNQTDSWLGKDDEPLSGFSWKGGSERDTTGILMWSKVFCGTLPDGEKVAVILMDTQGAFDSQSTVKDCATVFALSTMLSSVQIYNLSQNIQEDDLQHLQLFTEYGRLALQKSGVTPFQKLQFLVRDWSYPYEAPYGSEGGKEILNRRLEISDKQHPELQNLRMHIKSCFSEISCFLMPHPGLNIATNPRFDGRLSEIQPEFKEQLKVLIPVLLAPENLVPKKIDGQLVKARDLLEYFKSYMKIYKGNELPEPKSMLVATAEANNLAAVTEAREFYIRLMEDVCGSRKPYLTTARLETEHTRCMDKAMCIFQNKRKMGGDAFSQTYMKKLCEDMDKAFVHFKAQNESKNVFKSTRTAGVYGAIVAIMYFLSSVFAFTGLYLLANICNFIMCICILTLMLLAYIRYSGNYDTLGVVIDEVANTLWNNLIKPVYQQFVEKSVSVAVAQAAEMATNTTMNATATANGKPKLS
- the LOC122567632 gene encoding atlastin isoform X5, producing the protein MTTLDENVNRVPRVYTNEREEEDRSGWQEKIERLSMDSQDKKTSDVGQPVQIVLAHPDHSFELNEEALSKILLDNDIKNRSVVVVSVAGAFRKGKSFLLDFFLRYMNSQYNNNNQTDSWLGKDDEPLSGFSWKGGSERDTTGILMWSKVFCGTLPDGEKVAVILMDTQGAFDSQSTVKDCATVFALSTMLSSVQIYNLSQNIQEDDLQHLQLFTEYGRLALQKSGVTPFQKLQFLVRDWSYPYEAPYGSEGGKEILNRRLEISDKQHPELQNLRMHIKSCFSEISCFLMPHPGLNIATNPRFDGRLSEIQPEFKEQLKVLIPVLLAPENLVPKKIDGQLVKARDLLEYFKSYMKIYKGNELPEPKSMLVATAEANNLAAVTEAREFYIRLMEDVCGSRKPYLTTARLETEHTRCMDKAMCIFQNKRKMGGDAFSQTYMKKLCEDMDKAFVHFKAQNESKNVFKSTRTAGVYGAIVAIMYFLSSVFAFTGLYLLANICNFIMCICILTLMLLAYIRYSGNYDTLGVVIDEVANTLWNNVRDMGVLFTVLTLAVAAASSWFIILYGFISFPLPPPSSSSTRFSFGDISNFWEHLYSIIEKYQIFKYINYFFGNYIEKGTPHRFH
- the LOC122567632 gene encoding atlastin isoform X2, producing the protein MADIQQSKQSGNYSRSYVVKKVPMTTLDENVNRVPRVYTNEREEEDRSGWQEKIERLSMDSQDKKTSDVGQPVQIVLAHPDHSFELNEEALSKILLDNDIKNRSVVVVSVAGAFRKGKSFLLDFFLRYMNSQYNNNNQTDSWLGKDDEPLSGFSWKGGSERDTTGILMWSKVFCGTLPDGEKVAVILMDTQGAFDSQSTVKDCATVFALSTMLSSVQIYNLSQNIQEDDLQHLQLFTEYGRLALQKSGVTPFQKLQFLVRDWSYPYEAPYGSEGGKEILNRRLEISDKQHPELQNLRMHIKSCFSEISCFLMPHPGLNIATNPRFDGRLSEIQPEFKEQLKVLIPVLLAPENLVPKKIDGQLVKARDLLEYFKSYMKIYKGNELPEPKSMLVATAEANNLAAVTEAREFYIRLMEDVCGSRKPYLTTARLETEHTRCMDKAMCIFQNKRKMGGDAFSQTYMKKLCEDMDKAFVHFKAQNESKNVFKSTRTAGVYGAIVAIMYFLSSVFAFTGLYLLANICNFIMCICILTLMLLAYIRYSGNYDTLGVVIDEVANTLWNNVRDMGVLFTVLTLAVAAASSWFIILYGFISFPLPPPSSSSTRFSFGDISNFWEHLYSIIEKYQIFKYINYFFGNYIEKGTPHRFH
- the LOC122567632 gene encoding atlastin isoform X1 translates to MSDKRKVPSSWKRQEEQSNRPKDPVRPPRTRTQQARHNAAIDRHDNRVKKVPMTTLDENVNRVPRVYTNEREEEDRSGWQEKIERLSMDSQDKKTSDVGQPVQIVLAHPDHSFELNEEALSKILLDNDIKNRSVVVVSVAGAFRKGKSFLLDFFLRYMNSQYNNNNQTDSWLGKDDEPLSGFSWKGGSERDTTGILMWSKVFCGTLPDGEKVAVILMDTQGAFDSQSTVKDCATVFALSTMLSSVQIYNLSQNIQEDDLQHLQLFTEYGRLALQKSGVTPFQKLQFLVRDWSYPYEAPYGSEGGKEILNRRLEISDKQHPELQNLRMHIKSCFSEISCFLMPHPGLNIATNPRFDGRLSEIQPEFKEQLKVLIPVLLAPENLVPKKIDGQLVKARDLLEYFKSYMKIYKGNELPEPKSMLVATAEANNLAAVTEAREFYIRLMEDVCGSRKPYLTTARLETEHTRCMDKAMCIFQNKRKMGGDAFSQTYMKKLCEDMDKAFVHFKAQNESKNVFKSTRTAGVYGAIVAIMYFLSSVFAFTGLYLLANICNFIMCICILTLMLLAYIRYSGNYDTLGVVIDEVANTLWNNVRDMGVLFTVLTLAVAAASSWFIILYGFISFPLPPPSSSSTRFSFGDISNFWEHLYSIIEKYQIFKYINYFFGNYIEKGTPHRFH
- the LOC122567632 gene encoding atlastin isoform X4: MSDKRKVPSSWKRQEEQSNRPKDPVRPPRTRTQQARHNAAIDRHDNRVKKVPMTTLDENVNRVPRVYTNEREEEDRSGWQEKIERLSMDSQDKKTSDVGQPVQIVLAHPDHSFELNEEALSKILLDNDIKNRSVVVVSVAGAFRKGKSFLLDFFLRYMNSQYNNNNQTDSWLGKDDEPLSGFSWKGGSERDTTGILMWSKVFCGTLPDGEKVAVILMDTQGAFDSQSTVKDCATVFALSTMLSSVQIYNLSQNIQEDDLQHLQLFTEYGRLALQKSGVTPFQKLQFLVRDWSYPYEAPYGSEGGKEILNRRLEISDKQHPELQNLRMHIKSCFSEISCFLMPHPGLNIATNPRFDGRLSEIQPEFKEQLKVLIPVLLAPENLVPKKIDGQLVKARDLLEYFKSYMKIYKGNELPEPKSMLVATAEANNLAAVTEAREFYIRLMEDVCGSRKPYLTTARLETEHTRCMDKAMCIFQNKRKMGGDAFSQTYMKKLCEDMDKAFVHFKAQNESKNVFKSTRTAGVYGAIVAIMYFLSSVFAFTGLYLLANICNFIMCICILTLMLLAYIRYSGNYDTLGVVIDEVANTLWNNLIKPVYQQFVEKSVSVAVAQAAEMATNTTMNATATANGKPKLS